In one window of Arachis ipaensis cultivar K30076 chromosome B06, Araip1.1, whole genome shotgun sequence DNA:
- the LOC107647220 gene encoding LOB domain-containing protein 20-like: MSEPQGVADHGTNSGTRRKGAATKRAMAVAAAATVPPCGACKFLRRKCISGCIFAPHFGSDQGAARFAAVHKVFGASNVSKLLLHIPVNRRHEAVVTISYEAQARLSDPVYGCVSTILALQQQVASLQGELSMVQNQLINSRFAYANVLHQCTQQHHHHHHRDNNQPNMINVSLLQQPTYSNNNSSASTNNNLVNMNTFNNNNNNHSGFELAMEAAPSSPPHSFEPLRLSQENNDEDDEEESIIIPQLFNHEIVLHRQ; this comes from the exons ATGTCTGAGCCACAAGGTGTTGCTGATCATGGCACCAATTCAGGAACACGGCGAAAAGGTGCGGCCACAAAGCGTGCCATGGCAGTGGCAGCAGCAGCAACGGTGCCTCCATGTGGGGCATGCAAGTTCTTGAGGAGGAAGTGCATCAGCGGCTGCATCTTTGCGCCCCATTTTGGCTCCGACCAAGGCGCCGCTCGCTTCGCGGCCGTGCACAAGGTGTTTGGTGCAAGCAACGTGTCGAAACTGTTGTTGCATATTCCGGTGAACCGCCGCCATGAGGCGGTGGTTACCATATCCTATGAGGCACAGGCAAGGCTGTCTGACCCGGTGTATGGTTGTGTGTCCACCATTCTTGCTTTGCAACAGCAG GTGGCATCATTGCAAGGGGAGCTTTCTATGGTGCAAAATCAGCTGATAAATTCTAGGTTTGCATATGCAAATGTTCTTCATCAGTGCACACaacagcatcatcatcatcatcatcgtgaTAATAATCAGCCAAACATGATCAATGTATCTTTATTACAACAACCAACATACTCCAACAATAATTCATCTGCTTCAACCAATAATAACCTTGTGAACATGAACaccttcaataataataataataaccattCAGGTTTCGAGCTTGCAATGGAGGCGGCACCATCATCACCGCCACACAGCTTTGAGCCTCTTCGGTTGTCACAGGAAAATAATGACGAGGATGATGAGGAAGAGAGCATCATTATTCCACAACTATTCAACCATGAGATAGTGCTTCACCGTCAATGA